The Streptomyces sp. P9-A4 genome contains a region encoding:
- a CDS encoding antitoxin: MGLLDSLKAKLAPAKDKVADLAQQHGDKIDHGIEKAAKLVDEKTKGKYSDKIHSGTDKAKDALDRIGHKDHGTPGSDGTPGGGTPGNGTPGSGGTTPPPTV, translated from the coding sequence ATGGGTCTCCTGGATTCGCTGAAGGCAAAGCTCGCCCCGGCCAAGGACAAGGTCGCCGACCTCGCGCAGCAGCACGGGGACAAGATCGACCACGGCATCGAGAAGGCCGCGAAGCTGGTCGACGAGAAGACCAAGGGCAAGTACAGCGACAAGATCCATTCCGGTACGGACAAGGCCAAGGACGCACTGGACAGGATCGGTCACAAGGACCACGGGACGCCCGGGAGCGACGGCACGCCCGGCGGCGGCACGCCCGGGAACGGCACGCCCGGCAGCGGCGGTACGACACCGCCGCCGACCGTCTGA
- a CDS encoding gliding motility protein, with protein sequence MTEAADADVTDEMVAEPAPVAAGTVDIPKQQSAGAAADSEAGEGAST encoded by the coding sequence GTGACCGAAGCGGCGGACGCGGACGTCACGGACGAGATGGTGGCGGAGCCGGCCCCCGTCGCCGCCGGGACCGTCGACATCCCGAAGCAGCAGTCGGCCGGGGCCGCCGCCGACAGCGAGGCCGGCGAAGGCGCCAGCACGTAG
- the miaA gene encoding tRNA (adenosine(37)-N6)-dimethylallyltransferase MiaA, giving the protein MRSAAPAPRVIAVVGPTAAGKSDLGVFLAQQLGGEVVNADSMQLYRGMDIGTAKLTPEERGGIPHHLLDIWDVTEAASVAEYQRLARAEIDRLLAAGRTPVLVGGSGLYVRGAVDALEFPGTDPAVRARLEAELEERGSGVLHARLTEADPEAARAILPSNGRRIVRALEVIEITGKPFTANLPGPDSVYDTVQIGVDVARPELDERIATRVDRMWEDGLVDEVRALEARGLREGRTAARALGYQQVLAALAGECTEDEARAETVRATKRFARRQDSWFRRDPRVHWLSGAADHRGELPAEALSLVERAVTA; this is encoded by the coding sequence GTGAGAAGCGCAGCTCCCGCCCCGCGGGTCATCGCCGTCGTCGGCCCCACGGCGGCCGGAAAGTCCGATCTGGGTGTATTCCTGGCCCAGCAGCTCGGCGGCGAGGTCGTCAACGCCGACTCGATGCAGCTCTACCGGGGGATGGACATCGGCACCGCCAAACTGACGCCCGAGGAGCGCGGCGGCATCCCGCACCACCTCCTCGACATCTGGGACGTGACCGAGGCCGCCAGCGTCGCCGAGTACCAGCGGCTGGCCCGCGCCGAGATCGACCGGCTGCTCGCCGCCGGCCGCACCCCGGTCCTCGTCGGCGGCTCCGGCCTGTACGTACGGGGGGCCGTCGACGCCCTGGAGTTCCCCGGCACCGACCCGGCCGTCCGGGCCCGCCTTGAGGCCGAACTCGAAGAGCGCGGCTCCGGCGTCCTGCATGCCCGGCTCACCGAGGCCGACCCCGAGGCGGCCCGCGCCATCCTGCCCAGCAACGGCCGCCGCATCGTCCGGGCCCTGGAGGTGATCGAGATCACCGGCAAGCCCTTCACCGCCAACCTCCCCGGTCCCGACTCCGTCTACGACACCGTGCAGATCGGCGTCGACGTGGCCCGCCCCGAGCTGGACGAACGGATCGCCACCCGGGTGGACCGCATGTGGGAGGACGGTCTCGTCGACGAGGTGCGCGCCCTGGAGGCGCGCGGTCTGCGCGAGGGACGCACCGCCGCCCGCGCCCTCGGCTACCAGCAGGTCCTCGCCGCCCTCGCGGGGGAGTGCACCGAGGACGAGGCCCGCGCCGAGACCGTGCGCGCCACCAAGCGCTTCGCCCGCCGCCAGGACTCGTGGTTCCGCCGCGATCCGCGCGTGCACTGGCTCAGCGGAGCCGCCGATCACCGCGGGGAACTCCCGGCGGAGGCGCTCTCGTTGGTCGAACGAGCGGTTACAGCCTGA
- the dapF gene encoding diaminopimelate epimerase: MTNTQTSSLPFLKGHGTENDFVIIPDAENAVDLPPAVVARLCDRRAGIGGDGLLHVVRSAAHPEARHLADEAEWFMDYRNADGSVAEMCGNGVRVFARYLEHAGHVTAGEVAVATRGGVKHVHLDKDGSVTVAMGRAVLPENGVTVTVDGRSWPARNVNMGNPHAVAFVEDLDHAGNLFTEPPYAPAAVYPDGVNIEFVVDRGPRHVAMRVHERGAAETRSCGTGACAVAVAAARRDGADPAETGTPVTYTVDVLGGTLVITEHPDGRIDMAGPAVIVAEGTVDPDWLG, translated from the coding sequence GTGACCAACACGCAGACCTCATCGCTCCCGTTCCTCAAGGGCCACGGCACCGAGAACGACTTCGTGATCATTCCCGACGCGGAGAACGCCGTCGACCTGCCGCCCGCCGTCGTCGCGCGGCTCTGCGACCGCCGGGCCGGGATCGGCGGCGACGGACTGCTGCACGTCGTGCGCAGCGCCGCCCACCCCGAGGCGCGGCACCTGGCCGACGAGGCCGAGTGGTTCATGGACTACCGGAACGCCGACGGCTCGGTCGCCGAGATGTGCGGGAACGGGGTCCGGGTCTTCGCCCGCTACCTGGAGCACGCCGGGCACGTCACCGCGGGCGAGGTCGCCGTCGCCACCCGGGGCGGGGTCAAGCACGTCCACCTCGACAAGGACGGCTCCGTCACCGTCGCCATGGGCCGCGCTGTCCTCCCCGAGAACGGCGTCACCGTCACCGTCGACGGCCGCAGCTGGCCCGCGCGCAACGTGAACATGGGCAACCCGCACGCGGTCGCCTTCGTCGAGGACCTCGACCACGCGGGCAACCTCTTCACCGAGCCGCCGTACGCTCCGGCCGCGGTCTACCCGGACGGGGTGAACATCGAGTTCGTCGTCGACCGGGGCCCCCGCCACGTCGCCATGCGGGTCCACGAGCGCGGCGCCGCCGAGACGCGCTCCTGCGGCACGGGCGCGTGCGCCGTCGCCGTGGCCGCCGCCCGCAGGGACGGCGCCGACCCCGCCGAGACCGGCACCCCCGTCACGTACACCGTCGACGTGCTCGGCGGGACCCTGGTCATCACCGAGCACCCCGACGGGCGGATCGACATGGCGGGCCCGGCCGTGATCGTCGCCGAGGGCACTGTCGACCCGGACTGGCTCGGCTGA
- a CDS encoding RelA/SpoT family protein, with product MSAEATRPVSAAESADTEGTVRRRGRARIDLRRLGRAALLGATAGPAPRDRLPDAISHVAEAHRAHHPEADLTVLRRAYVLAESSHRGQFRKSGEPYITHPLAVTLILAELGAETTTLTASLLHDTVEDTEVTLDQVRREFGDEVAYLVDGVTKVEKIDYGAAAEPETFRKMLVATGDDVRVMSIKLADRLHNMRTLGVMRPEKQARIAKVTRDVLIPLAERLGVQALKTELEDLVFAILHPEEYETTRALIAAEPGAGDALGAVAEQVSAVLREAGIGAEVLVRPRHFVSVHRVRLKRGELRGCDFGRLLVLVTEDADCYGVLGELHTCFTPVISEFKDFIAAPKFNLYQSLHTAIAAPDGAVAEVLIRTHRMHTVAEAGVVALGNPHVGQEATGAPGTEPVSGAALPSAAETSQDPAGPAEDGERVDPTRPGWLSRLLDWQQSAPDPDTFWTSLRADLAEDDEITVFRADGSAPGTISLPAGASCVDAAYAQHGEAAHGCLGARVNGRLAPLSTVLGDGDTVQLLLAQDAVSGPSPEWLDHARTPAARIAISGWLAAHPESAAPAAAATGPRPAANVVADRRSGAELHADLEGERPSAVRPAGCCTPVPPDKITGFRVSGGSVTVHRAGCAAVDTMRGLGRDPVTVRWGDTAHGRVTLVAESFGRPGLLADLTEAIAVAGAAVVSATVEPPSEQRVRHTYTLHLPDAAGLSALMRAMRDVPGVYDVRRARHRPSQEPRRA from the coding sequence ATGAGCGCAGAGGCCACCAGACCTGTGAGCGCGGCGGAGTCCGCCGACACCGAGGGGACTGTCCGCAGACGCGGACGCGCCCGGATCGACCTGCGCCGGCTCGGCCGGGCCGCCCTGCTGGGCGCCACCGCCGGACCGGCGCCCCGCGACCGGCTGCCGGACGCCATCAGCCATGTCGCGGAGGCGCACCGCGCCCACCATCCCGAGGCCGACCTGACGGTGCTGCGCCGGGCGTACGTCCTCGCCGAGTCCTCGCACCGCGGCCAGTTCCGCAAGAGCGGCGAACCGTACATCACCCATCCGCTCGCGGTGACCCTCATCCTCGCCGAACTCGGCGCGGAGACCACCACCTTGACCGCCTCCCTCCTCCACGACACCGTCGAGGACACCGAGGTGACCCTCGACCAGGTCCGCCGGGAGTTCGGCGACGAGGTCGCCTACCTCGTCGACGGCGTCACCAAGGTGGAGAAGATCGACTACGGCGCCGCCGCCGAGCCCGAGACCTTCCGCAAGATGCTCGTCGCCACCGGCGACGACGTCCGGGTGATGTCGATCAAGCTCGCCGACCGGCTCCACAACATGCGCACCCTCGGTGTGATGCGGCCCGAGAAACAGGCCAGGATCGCCAAGGTCACCCGGGACGTCCTCATCCCGCTCGCCGAACGGCTCGGGGTCCAGGCCCTCAAGACCGAGCTGGAGGACCTCGTCTTCGCCATCCTCCACCCCGAGGAGTACGAGACGACGCGCGCGCTCATCGCCGCCGAACCGGGGGCCGGTGACGCGCTCGGCGCCGTCGCCGAACAGGTGTCGGCGGTGCTCCGCGAGGCCGGCATCGGCGCCGAAGTCCTCGTCCGGCCCCGGCACTTCGTCTCCGTGCACCGGGTCCGCCTCAAGCGCGGCGAGCTGCGCGGCTGCGACTTCGGACGGCTCCTCGTCCTGGTCACCGAGGACGCCGACTGCTACGGGGTGCTCGGTGAGCTGCACACCTGCTTCACGCCGGTGATCTCCGAGTTCAAGGACTTCATCGCGGCCCCCAAGTTCAACCTCTACCAGTCCCTGCACACCGCGATCGCCGCCCCCGACGGCGCCGTGGCGGAAGTCCTCATCCGCACCCACCGGATGCACACGGTCGCGGAGGCCGGGGTCGTCGCCCTCGGCAATCCGCACGTGGGACAGGAGGCCACGGGAGCGCCGGGCACCGAGCCCGTGTCCGGGGCCGCCCTCCCGTCGGCCGCCGAGACCTCCCAGGACCCGGCGGGCCCCGCCGAGGACGGCGAGCGCGTCGACCCCACCCGCCCCGGCTGGCTCTCCCGGCTCCTCGACTGGCAGCAGTCGGCGCCCGACCCCGACACCTTCTGGACCTCGCTCCGCGCCGATCTCGCCGAGGACGACGAGATCACCGTCTTCCGCGCCGACGGCAGCGCCCCCGGCACGATCAGCCTGCCCGCCGGAGCCAGCTGCGTCGACGCCGCCTACGCGCAGCACGGCGAGGCCGCCCACGGCTGCCTCGGCGCCCGCGTCAACGGACGCCTCGCCCCGCTGAGCACCGTCCTCGGCGACGGCGACACCGTGCAGCTGCTCCTCGCCCAGGACGCCGTGTCGGGCCCCTCGCCCGAGTGGCTCGACCACGCCCGTACCCCCGCCGCCAGGATCGCGATCAGCGGCTGGCTCGCGGCCCACCCCGAGAGCGCCGCACCGGCCGCGGCCGCCACCGGCCCGCGCCCCGCGGCCAACGTCGTCGCGGACCGCCGTTCCGGCGCCGAACTCCACGCCGACCTGGAGGGGGAGCGGCCCTCGGCCGTCCGCCCGGCGGGCTGCTGCACCCCCGTACCCCCCGACAAGATCACCGGGTTCCGGGTGAGCGGCGGATCGGTCACCGTCCACCGCGCGGGCTGCGCCGCCGTCGACACCATGCGCGGTCTGGGCCGCGACCCCGTCACCGTCCGCTGGGGCGACACCGCCCACGGCAGGGTCACCCTGGTCGCCGAGTCCTTCGGACGGCCCGGCCTCCTCGCCGACCTCACCGAGGCCATCGCCGTCGCCGGGGCGGCCGTCGTCTCCGCGACCGTCGAGCCGCCGAGCGAGCAGCGGGTCCGCCACACGTACACCCTCCACCTGCCCGACGCGGCCGGCCTCTCCGCCCTCATGCGCGCCATGCGGGACGTGCCCGGCGTGTACGACGTGAGACGAGCCCGCCACCGCCCGAGCCAGGAGCCCCGGCGGGCGTGA
- a CDS encoding M1 family metallopeptidase produces MPLVRTPLPRARWLRSAVLVAASAGLVAAALPAPEPLGIGDPLFPHLGNPGYDVLAYDLDVTYPGVNTKPLAAVTRIDALATADLERINLDFTHGTVSAVTVDGLPARYTSSGEDLVVTPVVPIDAGERIEVTVTHTSDPSGPAATGGWVRTTDGLAMANQADAAHRVFPSNDHPADKAYFTFRITAPKGLTAVANGLSAGRVTHGSTTTWTYRTRHPMATELAQISIGDSTVVHREGPHGLPVRDVVRTADREVMEPWLRKTPGHLEWMERQVGPYPFETYGVLVADADTGFELETQTLSLFERGIFTEPAYPEWYVDSVMVHELAHQWFGDSVSPRSWSDLWLNEGHASWYEALYAEETAGKSMERRMKAAYAASDGWRADGGPPAAPEPPSPTHKISLFRPVVYDGSALVLYALRQEIGTEAFRRLERRWVAEHRDGTATTADFTALAGEVAGRDLAAFLHAWLYEAKTPAMPGHPDWRSRPVETASTAPKPG; encoded by the coding sequence ATGCCGCTCGTCCGAACCCCCCTGCCCCGCGCGCGGTGGCTCCGCTCCGCCGTCCTGGTCGCCGCCTCGGCCGGACTCGTGGCCGCCGCACTGCCCGCCCCGGAGCCGCTCGGCATCGGGGACCCGCTCTTCCCGCACCTCGGAAACCCCGGGTACGACGTCCTCGCGTACGACCTCGACGTCACCTACCCCGGCGTGAACACCAAGCCGCTGGCCGCCGTGACCCGGATCGACGCGCTCGCCACCGCCGACCTGGAACGGATCAACCTCGACTTCACCCACGGCACGGTCTCCGCCGTCACCGTCGACGGCCTGCCCGCCAGATACACGAGCAGCGGCGAGGACCTGGTCGTCACCCCGGTCGTGCCGATCGACGCGGGGGAGCGGATCGAGGTCACCGTCACCCACACCAGCGACCCCTCCGGCCCCGCGGCCACCGGCGGCTGGGTGCGTACCACCGACGGTCTCGCCATGGCCAACCAGGCCGACGCCGCCCACCGGGTCTTCCCGTCCAACGACCACCCGGCGGACAAGGCGTACTTCACCTTCCGCATCACCGCCCCCAAGGGCCTCACCGCCGTCGCCAACGGCCTCTCCGCCGGCCGGGTCACCCACGGCTCCACCACGACCTGGACGTACCGCACCCGCCACCCCATGGCGACCGAACTCGCCCAGATCTCCATCGGCGACTCCACCGTCGTGCACCGGGAAGGACCCCACGGCCTGCCCGTCAGGGACGTGGTGCGCACCGCCGACCGGGAGGTCATGGAGCCCTGGCTCCGCAAGACCCCCGGACACCTGGAGTGGATGGAGCGGCAGGTCGGCCCGTACCCCTTCGAGACGTACGGGGTGCTCGTCGCGGACGCCGACACCGGCTTCGAGCTGGAGACCCAGACCCTCTCGCTCTTCGAACGCGGCATCTTCACCGAACCGGCGTACCCCGAGTGGTACGTCGACTCGGTGATGGTCCACGAGCTGGCCCACCAGTGGTTCGGCGACAGCGTCTCGCCCCGCTCCTGGTCCGACCTCTGGCTCAACGAGGGGCACGCCAGCTGGTACGAGGCGCTGTACGCCGAGGAGACCGCCGGCAAGTCCATGGAGCGCCGCATGAAGGCCGCCTACGCCGCCTCCGACGGCTGGCGGGCCGACGGCGGCCCCCCGGCCGCGCCCGAGCCCCCCTCGCCGACCCACAAGATCAGCCTCTTCCGGCCCGTCGTCTACGACGGCAGCGCCCTCGTCCTCTACGCGCTCCGCCAGGAGATCGGCACCGAGGCCTTCCGGCGCCTGGAGCGCCGCTGGGTCGCCGAGCACCGGGACGGCACCGCCACCACCGCCGACTTCACCGCCCTGGCCGGTGAGGTCGCGGGGCG